Genomic segment of Dromiciops gliroides isolate mDroGli1 chromosome 3, mDroGli1.pri, whole genome shotgun sequence:
AGTATCACAAGGTGTTGCAGGTGGGATACACAGGGGTCTCACATTTATAGTGAAGGTGTCAAGACTGATATTACTTTTCCTCCGGTAGCCTGCTCTTTTGGTCACTGGGCAAGGATTCTGTATTTAGGAGACAAATGGCTGGATTAAAGTCTAAAAAGAATGTGATTCTTGGCCAGCTAGTCAATAAGTATGTTGCAGGCCCCGCGCTAATCTAGCTCTCTCTGCCCTTCTCCTATTTGCTGCTTATTCTGCTACCATCATAGTCAagtagtcagtaagcatttattaaacacctactacataccaggcattgtgctaagaactgggttacaaagagaggcaaaagacagtcccggTCCACAGAGACCACAATTTGATGGATCTCAGCAGAAGCAGAAAGGAGGACTGGACAGAACTGTgttgtagtttttttgtttgtttgtttgttttagtgaggcaattggggttaagtgacttgcccagggtcacacagctagtaagtgttaagtgtctgaggccagatttgaactcaggtcctcctgactccagggcgggtgctttatccactgtgccacctaagctgcccctgtAGTTTTCTTTATTGGGTAGACTGGGTCTTTgatgggcctcaattttctccttgGTAAAAGGAAGAGATTGGATGAAATGGCTTCTTAAGTGTCCTAAAATCTCTTCTAGCTTTGACATTCTCACTTCTAGGATACCTCCCAACTgggacattccatgttctaaggaccctcctagttctgacatttaTGAACTCTTTCCCTAAATGTGGCCCCCAGTTCTCAGTCTAATCCCAaggacagagaaggaagggaggaggagtgaCCGGGTAGGCCCCTGACCCCTCACACAGGGCCCAAGGCCAGAGTGTGGACAACAGTTTGTAATGTTTGTCCAGCTTTGGAATGGGTGACGGTCACACTCTGTCCACAGACTCCCTGTCCCCTATCCCCTTCTCTGATCTGGAGATGtacagggaagagaaaaaggcagaCCAGCACGTCACAGTATTGGGAGTGTCCTGAATCCAAGCTTGGTTGGGTGAGTAAACTGTAGTGTGAGTATATGTGCAAGATTTCCTGTTTCTCTATGATACTTCTCATCCAagggtgtgtgtgtttatgtttgtgtgtgtacatgcatgcgtGCACCAGTGGGTTAGAGACATCAATGCATTTGgtcatggataagtcacttcttgATGGGCCTCCATTTTATTCTCTGCAAGACTGGATAATTGGATGAGATGGCTTCTAAAGGATTTGAAGGCCCTTCCCAGCCCCGGCATCCtcttctaagggccctcctagctctgacattctattctAAGGGCCTTtcctgctctgacattctctgttctagggTATCTTTGagctctgacattccttgttctaagcCCTCTCGTAGTTCTGACATTCCCCATGATGTGATCCTTCCCAGGTCTCCAGAGCCTTAGGGTTCCTATAATTGTATTTCATAGGATCTCAGCGTCGAAAggtacctcagaagccatctagtccaacttggtTTGCAGACCTCCAATGAGGGGCAATGCCTCACCCCCAAACCCATCCTGGCTGCCCTTTCAGGGGGACTCTCCAGctcatcaatgtctttcctaaacaTGGTACCCACAATTGACCATAAGAACTAATTGACAATGGTCCTGAATTTGGGTCCTTCCTTCCTACAACCTAAGAAtagtctaaggggcagctaggtggcacagtggataaagtaccagccctggattcaggaggacctgagtttaaatggggcttcagacacttgacgctagctgtgtgaccctggaaaagtcacttaaccctcattgccccacaaaaaaagaaaaataaaaaaagagaacagtCTAGATTTCTTGGCTGCCTTGTCATACTGTTGACTCATCTTGAGTCAGATTTCTTGGGCAcccccaccatccttccagtcatgcAGGTTTGCAATCTTgcagtcatccttgactcttcaccgTCTTTCTTATCCCCCATACCCAACCCATGACCAATTCTTGTCCATTATACCTCCCCAATATCTCTTGCATCAGTCCCCTTCTTCTCTAGatcagccaccaccctagttcaggctgtCATCGCCCACAGGTGACCTGGACTTTTGCAATAACCCCCTCCTTCATCTACGTCTGTCTAACTCTCAAATCCATCccccacaaagctgccaaagtgattctccCAAACCTCAGCTtggaccatgtcactcccctcctctCTAAATTCTAGTGGCCTCCCCATTACCTTTAGGTCCAAAATTTTTTTGACCctcaaaacccttcacaacctggctccaacctatctttctatccTTGTCATACATTCATTATTCCCCTTCAGATACTCCTCAGTCTAGACAAAGTCCTCACTCCTCCATCCCAAGCATGCTTTTGCATGGGGTATAGTTCCATTTTGGGAAGAGCCCTTCAAGCTGAAAGGCCACATggatcttttttcatttcttcagctGCTGGTGCTTTCTCCCCCTCCACCTGaccttttatctattttgtctGTGTTTCTATGAATTTCCAAGTGTGAATGTTATCTCCCTTCTTGAAGAGTCATCCCCAGAATTTAATAGACTGTTCATTCCTATTGAAGTCCAGCCCCCTCAAGCCTTCACATCTTCTTCTTGGGAACAGTGGTCTAACCAAACTTCCTCCATCTCTTACTGGTGACATTGATTTTTTGAGCCCAAGTCAAACTTGACATTTGCTCTAATTAACTTTCACTGTTTTCTATTCAACCCAGGGTTCTACCTTTGGGGATCTTTTTGGAACCATGAGGGCACCTGACAAGGGATCAAGGAGATCTGGGTTGGAATATTGTTCTAAGTCACTTACTAATCATGTACTCCTGGGTGACCCTCGGACCCCTCATCGATAAAATGGAGACAGTAACAGGATCTACCTCAAaaggttattgtgaaaatcagaTGATGAGTCTCTAAGCTACTTTGCCAACTTGAAGGTTTATGCTCTGTGATTTGTATTGTGCCCAGCCCCACTCTTCCCTACtcagtctcacacacacaaacacatttatCAGGGTCTATATAACCTTTATTATAATTAGTCAGTGAACAGAGGATTGGAGGACTGGAGAGGGAAGACAGAAGAAAGGGGGAGCATTTAGATTCCCCTTTCTTCAGGTGAGAAGGATATTGGCTTCTGGGAGAGCACTGCCCAACTAGGGGGGATGGACCCCCTAGTGTTTCTTGGAGAAGGtggcttccattttctccttcattttctggAAATTCTGTGTGAACCAGTTCCTATGGAGAAAAGGGGCGCTGTGACTCCAGTCCGATCTAGAGACTAGACCTCCAGTGCCTCCTCCAGAATGACCTATGTAGACTCCCCGTGACTAGTAACCTTCTTCAGCTGTGGGCAAGGAAGTTATTCTCCCTCTCtggaggaagtttcctcatctgtaaaccgAGGCTGGaaccagattttttttgggggggcggttaACCTGGGCTCTGTGAACTTCTTTTTTCGAACAAAAATGTTGTGAGTCGAATATAATTAGCTCCCTCTGCAATACCACGTActtcattttctgcatttaaagcACTTGTAAGTTTTACTAGAGTGTGGGAGGCTggcaaaggttaagaaccccagagTTAGAGATCtgcaaggtccctcccagttttgACACCCTCTAGATCAAGACTAGGGTCCTAGTGGAGCCAGGCACCTGaccctgccccacctccccagCACTCGGTGCCCCCAGGCCTCCAAAGCAAGCTCAGCCCCTTTCCCTTTGTGCTGTCCagtccttcaaggctcagctaaggTCTAGTCTGGCCCCCTCCCTCCTTCAGGCCTCACTGGAACCCAAGGCTGCCTCTGGCTCGGGCCCAGGAAGACTGACCAACCTCTCTACCCTGGATgcggaggggaaggggaggggaggagtgccACACCTAGTTTTGGTGGAGAATTCGCTGTGCTTGAGCTGGGCGATGGCGGCCTTGGCCTTGTTAGCCACAGTGTCTGACAGCTCCTTCAGCTTCTCCTGGAATCGTTCAAAGCCCTCGGCCACACTTGAAGAACCCTGAACGGGGCTGGGGCCTTCTGGGAAGGAAAGGACCCCGCGTGCCCCTGAGCACTTGGAACCAGACACGGGATGAAGCCCAGAATGCCTGGTGCTAAGGAGAGCTTTGGGTCCTCAAACCTAATCATGGGGATGGGGTGACTGAGAGCCCAGCAGGAAGATGAGCTCTGGAACTGGGGGgcagggtggaggaggaggggtgCTGGATAACCGGGGAAAGGGCCATTAGAACCTAATGGGTGACGATCTCGGGACTGTGGAGGAGGGGACGAGGGGCACTCCAAACCCAGGGCGACACAGGACCTCAATAGTGAGACTGAGGCTTGGGGAGAGTATCAGAACTGGGCTGAGGGGAAGCCCCTTGGAACTCAGGGCTTTTGCCCACAGAACCCCGGGTGGTGGAGGGTTGGAAAGATGGTAGAACCTGGGGAGTGGGTGGAGATCTTGGAACCCCTCCCCACAAATACCTGCCAAAAAGTACAGGAGGACAGCCAACACAGTGAAGGACAGGACTGGCTTCATGATGCGGCTGGAGCGGGCTCTGCCAAGGTGTGCGGATGGGAAGGAAGGTGAGGACAAGCGAGCTCCCCAGTCCTAGGGACCGGGGATCACCATCACTGGCCTGGCGGACTCCTCAGAACCGGGTCTCTCCCTTCCAGGGAGCCCCTGAAGCCCTCCCTCTGCCTTGCCCCTCCCCCTAGGGTCCTCCTTTGCTCCGGGgatccctcctccttcttcccaccTACACTGTCCCCTAGGTGCCTCTTGTCCTCCCAGCCACATCCATGGGGTCTAGAACCCTTCCTTCTGAAATACATAAGAGATGGACCTAGATAGAGAGCCGGAGATGTTCTCAgtgtccgcccccccccccatacaagCAGGGCCCCTCTGCCTTTAGAGCTTTGGTGGTCCTCCCCTCTCTCCGCCCATTCCTCCTACCTTCTCCTGCTCTCCCAGTCCCCCCTCAGgatccttcccctcccacattgGCTCCTTTCTCAGGGACCTCCCCCCCttaatcttcccttcctttcctgggACACCCACCCCTCATGTGGCTTCTCCAGGGCCCCCCAGTTTCCCCAGAGATCGCCCTCCCTTCTCCAATTCCTCCCCTCTTTGGTAACACTTACAGAAGAGAACAGGGAGCTGGCAGGCTGGGTTGGGTGTGGGTGGGAGGGTCCAGAGACCTGCAGTTATaagagggctgggggaggggcggggaaaATTTAAAGCCTCACCTTTCTCTCACCCACCCCTGTttcactcccctcctccctcctccctcgcAGCTTCCACCTGCTGGTTGGCTCCGtgattctttcctccctcccctgaggCAGGAGGTGGGACCTATCCAAGTCCAACTGGGAGCCCCAAAGACCCAGCTCCAggtcccctccttccctccctccccaccccaagtcaCATTTGTCCTTTCCTAACCCAGTACCCagcccctctctccatctctggcCCCCTCAGGGCTACAGTCCACTaggacctttcacagccctcccacATTTCTTCCCACCACACACCCATAAAAGTGCCCTGGTTAGACCTCTGATGGCAGCAGTGCCTttagaatactgggcctgaagtcagtaagactcattttcacgagttcaaatctagcctctgacactcaccacctgtgtgaccctgggcaagtcatttaaccctgtttgcctcagttttctcatatggaaaatgagctggagaaggaaatagcaaaccacttcagcatctctgccaagagaaccccaactGGGATCATAGAGAGCTAGACATGACTGAatcaactgaagaacaacaactagATGCCTAGAGAAAAGGAGCGCTGGGGAGAGGGAGCCTCAAAACTCAGCTGGGGCAGCCTTAGAATcctagggaagggggcagctaggtgtcgcagtggataaagcaccagccctggattcaggagtacctgagttcaaatccggcctcagacacttgacacttactagctgtgtgaccctgggcaagtcacttaacccccattgcctcgcaaaacaaacaaacaaaaaacaaacaaaaagaatcctaGGGAAGGGGTTTTGAAAAACAAcagactcggggcagctaggtggtgcagtggataaagcactgctcctggattcaggaggacctccgttcaaatctggtcccagacacttgacacttactagctgtgtgaccctgggcaagtcacttaaccctcattgcccagcaaaaacaaaacaaaaaccaaaaaaagaaaaataataaacccTCCTAGCTATCGGCTCCTTCTCATCTTTTTCCTGTGTCACCCCTCATTGCAGCAGAGGTCATAGTGCAAataccctttcttttctctcctcaggTGTTTCTGGGCCCTGAATCTCCCCCACTGGGCTTccatcctctccctttcctctctcagcTCTTTCTCCACCCTCAAtaccctccctcttttccttaatGCCCCATTCAAGGGGAAATTGGAATTCACAGGTGACTGAGTTTTATAACCTCCAGGGGGAGGGGTCCTCagacacctcctcctcctccccttcccacagAATACATTCCCTTCCTGGAGTTCaagtttctcccctccccctagtTCTACCATCAAAGGCCCCTTGCCTCATTTTCTCTGCCCctgatctctctccctctctcctcattttcGCCTCCCCCAAAGtcctcattttttccccaaagtattCTTCTCGTTTTCCccatcaccccacccccatatctccaggggaaaggggaaggggggctTGTAACTCAGGGGGAGATGAGGATTAGGGGCTTAGTCCTGTTCTGATACCCCGTTCCCATCACCCTCTTCGTTTCCCCCCTCCTGTCTTCCCTCTCATTTGACACCATCTCCTGTCCCGCAGGACCCTTCCTTGCTTCTCCGCCCCGCGAAGTTCTCCCGTGGTCACAGGTGTGTACAGAccaatccctcccttccctctaggGTCCTGGGATGCACACTCCTCTTCCCCAGCCCACTCCCAAGTTCTAATCCCTTCACGGGACTGAAACACCACCGGCACCTCCATCCCAGCCCTTCCTCCTCTACCGCGGTTATTTTCTCCCATCCCGCCGGCTCCCTGTAGTCCCCACCCAGTCCCCGCCCCCTCCGTGCTCCCCGCGCTCCGTGGCTCTTTCGGGAACCAAGGCGGGCAGGGTTACTCGCGGGCATCCTCGGCAGCGGGCGCCCCCCTCGCTGACCGCCACTGACCCCTGGCGGCTCGTGCAGGGGGCGGCCGCGAGCTGAGGCTCCGGGTTGGCTGAGCCCTCCTCAACCCACCTCTGGAC
This window contains:
- the APOC1 gene encoding apolipoprotein C-I isoform X2 translates to MWESWEKDRPSYNCRSLDPPTHTQPSLPAPCSLLARSSRIMKPVLSFTVLAVLLYFLAEGPSPVQGSSSVAEGFERFQEKLKELSDTVANKAKAAIAQLKHSEFSTKTRNWFTQNFQKMKEKMEATFSKKH
- the APOC1 gene encoding apolipoprotein C-I isoform X1 encodes the protein MPGVGTRRERKEAFRGVGEPSYNCRSLDPPTHTQPSLPAPCSLLARSSRIMKPVLSFTVLAVLLYFLAEGPSPVQGSSSVAEGFERFQEKLKELSDTVANKAKAAIAQLKHSEFSTKTRNWFTQNFQKMKEKMEATFSKKH